The following proteins are co-located in the Polymorphospora rubra genome:
- a CDS encoding NADH-quinone oxidoreductase subunit C yields MTPEEVGERLAAVLGAAGTGDVAVGVSGGGSHARATVDVPPQDWHAAVRSARDDTELALDFFDWLSAVDELPDGFTLVVHLWSTGHRHGVLLRTRLPREAASAPSVVDLFPGASWHERETHEMFGIDFAGHPDLAPLLLPPEFEGHPLRKEFVLAARVAKAWPGAKEPGESEAGASRRAPMRPPGVPDPAEWGPNRQRPPATGPDGTV; encoded by the coding sequence ATGACGCCCGAAGAGGTCGGTGAGCGGCTGGCCGCGGTCCTGGGGGCCGCCGGCACCGGCGACGTCGCGGTCGGTGTGTCCGGTGGCGGAAGCCACGCCCGGGCCACCGTCGACGTGCCGCCGCAGGACTGGCACGCGGCCGTCCGGTCCGCCCGCGACGACACCGAGTTGGCGCTCGACTTCTTCGACTGGCTCTCGGCCGTCGACGAGCTGCCCGACGGCTTCACCCTGGTCGTGCACCTGTGGTCGACCGGCCACCGGCACGGCGTGCTGCTGCGGACCCGGCTGCCACGCGAGGCGGCCTCGGCACCGTCGGTCGTGGATCTCTTCCCCGGCGCGTCCTGGCACGAGCGGGAGACGCACGAGATGTTCGGCATCGACTTCGCCGGCCATCCCGACCTCGCGCCGCTGCTGCTGCCGCCGGAATTCGAGGGGCATCCGCTGCGCAAGGAGTTCGTGCTCGCCGCGCGGGTCGCGAAGGCGTGGCCGGGGGCGAAGGAGCCCGGCGAGTCCGAGGCGGGTGCGAGCCGGCGGGCACCGATGCGGCCGCCGGGCGTACCCGATCCCGCCGAGTGGGGTCCGAACCGGCAACGACCGCCGGCGACCGGCCCGGACGGGACCGTCTGA